A single window of Danio rerio strain Tuebingen ecotype United States chromosome 15, GRCz12tu, whole genome shotgun sequence DNA harbors:
- the si:ch211-162k9.5 gene encoding NXPE family member 3 isoform X2, translating into MALQETQISAMQCPRLPLLGVLQKQTEKTGANTNKSNKAIRGDKRIIKILHSHGNKTIEKCRPGLHTPVPAGFFLHDVWTSFVCNTSQFTPQTTTKCLKDKHIYMMGDSTMRQWFEFFVKTIPTLKQMNLHVRYQTGPLMAVDVENNIDLHWRAHGLPLRTLKTAVASLHYISNEIDDLAGGPHTIIMLNLGPHFTTYPLDFFTLRVLRIRKAVLALLQRAPDTTVIIKTVNTGYKDIFGSDWYSLQLNRVLRWAFQDVGVYILDVWQMTACHYSKENIHPGPIIIKNEIDVLLSFICPK; encoded by the exons ATGGCGCTGCAAGAAACCCAAATCTCTGCCATGCAGTGCCCTCGTCTACCACTCCTTGGGGTCTTACAGAAACAGACTGAAAAAACTGGAGCAAACACTAAT AAAAGTAACAAAGCTATCAGGGGAGATAAGAGAATCATCAAAATTCTTCATTCTCATGGAAATAAAACCATTG AGAAATGTCGACCTGGTTTGCACACCCCAGTACCAGCTGGCTTTTTCCTACATGACGTGTGGACATCATTTGTCTGCAACACCAGCCAGTTTACACCCCAAACCACAACCAAGTGCCTGAAGGACAAACACATCTACATGATGGGAGACTCAACTATGAGACAGTGGTTTGAGTTCTTTGTGAAAACAATACCAA CCCTGAAGCAGATGAACCTCCATGTCCGATATCAAACCGGGCCGCTCATGGCAGTTGATGTGGAAAACAACATTGACTTACACTGGAGGGCTCACGGTCTTCCTCTTCGCACTTTGAAGACAGCGGTGGCTAGTTTGCATTATATCAGTAATGAGATTGATGACCTGGCTGGAGGCCCTCACACAATCATCATGCTCAATCTGGGACCCCATTTCACCACGTACCCTCTGGATTTCTTCACTCTTCGGGTGTTGAGGATTCGCAAAGCTGTTCTTGCACTTTTACAGCGAGCGCCTGATACTACTGTTATCATCAAGACTGTAAACACTGGATATAAG GATATTTTCGGCAGTGACTGGTATTCTCTGCAGCTAAACAGAGTTCTGCGTTGGGCTTTTCAGGATGTGGGTGTTTATATCTTGGATGTGTGGCAAATGACGGCCTGTCACTACAGCAAAGAGAACATTCATCCAGGCCCCATTATCATCAAAAATGAGATTGATGTTTTACTGTCTTTTATTTGCCCTAAGTGA
- the si:ch211-162k9.5 gene encoding NXPE family member 3 isoform X1: MPSENKTEAQEKYFLGQRSCSCKFIGLPLLVTISFLVEWSYIVNDNQKHPPISSFSRHFAELHNSSTSDDSAGSHSLRSFFQSEFGISSQSYYMLQEAVYWPGPHRRTTSLLKSSSPEHTKFTIQNLKESYQTGEELFVMVHAKDFKKRLKRYGGDFFQAKLFWSRSKASVFGEVVDLLNGSYSVRFLLPWVGQAQVAVRLIHSSEAVQVLKHHRDTDSDRVSYNGYYEAPGPNKTRLSEVVECNVKWDKNGLERLGTKNCCCEYSDLRTRETWRCKKPKSLPCSALVYHSLGSYRNRLKKLEQTLIQKSNKAIRGDKRIIKILHSHGNKTIEKCRPGLHTPVPAGFFLHDVWTSFVCNTSQFTPQTTTKCLKDKHIYMMGDSTMRQWFEFFVKTIPTLKQMNLHVRYQTGPLMAVDVENNIDLHWRAHGLPLRTLKTAVASLHYISNEIDDLAGGPHTIIMLNLGPHFTTYPLDFFTLRVLRIRKAVLALLQRAPDTTVIIKTVNTGYKDIFGSDWYSLQLNRVLRWAFQDVGVYILDVWQMTACHYSKENIHPGPIIIKNEIDVLLSFICPK; the protein is encoded by the exons ATGCCTTCAGAAAATAAAACGGAAGCGCAGGAGAAATACT TTCTCGGGCAAAGATCATGTTCATGCAAGTTTATTGGGCTCCCTCTGCTAGTAACCATAAGTTTTCTG gtgGAATGGTCCTATATAGTCAATGATAATCAGAAACACCCTCCAATCAGCTCTTTTTCTCGGCACTTTGCAGAGCTCCACAACTCTTCAACCTCTGATGATTCTGCGGGGTCTCATTCACTAAGAAGCTTTTTTCAGTCAGAATTTGGAATCAGTTCGCAGAGTTACTATATGTTGCAGGAGGCTGTTTACTGGCCCGGGCCTCATAGACGAACTACAAGTTTATTAAAGAGTTCTAGTCCAGAGCACACCAAATTCACCATTCAGAATCTGAAAGAGAGCTACCAAACTGGTGAGGAACTGTTCGTTATGGTGCATGCAAAGGATttcaaaaaaaggttaaaaagatATGGGGGAGACTTTTTTCAAGCCAAGTTATTCTGGTCTAGATCTAAG GCCAGTGTTTTTGGGGAGGTGGTGGACCTGCTCAATGGCTCCTACTCTGTGCGTTTCCTCCTGCCTTGGGTCGGACAGGCTCAGGTTGCTGTGCGTTTAATTCACTCTAGTGAAGCTGTGCAAGTCTTGAAGCATCACAGAGATACTGACTCAGACAGAGTGTCCTATAATGGATATTATGAGGCTCCGGGACCAAATAAAACCAGGCTGAGTGAAGTTGTGGAGTGTAATGTGAAGTGGGACAAGAATGGATTAGAGCGATTAGGAACCAAAAACTGCTGTTGTGAATACAGCGATCTTCGTACCAGAGAAACATGGCGCTGCAAGAAACCCAAATCTCTGCCATGCAGTGCCCTCGTCTACCACTCCTTGGGGTCTTACAGAAACAGACTGAAAAAACTGGAGCAAACACTAAT CCAGAAAAGTAACAAAGCTATCAGGGGAGATAAGAGAATCATCAAAATTCTTCATTCTCATGGAAATAAAACCATTG AGAAATGTCGACCTGGTTTGCACACCCCAGTACCAGCTGGCTTTTTCCTACATGACGTGTGGACATCATTTGTCTGCAACACCAGCCAGTTTACACCCCAAACCACAACCAAGTGCCTGAAGGACAAACACATCTACATGATGGGAGACTCAACTATGAGACAGTGGTTTGAGTTCTTTGTGAAAACAATACCAA CCCTGAAGCAGATGAACCTCCATGTCCGATATCAAACCGGGCCGCTCATGGCAGTTGATGTGGAAAACAACATTGACTTACACTGGAGGGCTCACGGTCTTCCTCTTCGCACTTTGAAGACAGCGGTGGCTAGTTTGCATTATATCAGTAATGAGATTGATGACCTGGCTGGAGGCCCTCACACAATCATCATGCTCAATCTGGGACCCCATTTCACCACGTACCCTCTGGATTTCTTCACTCTTCGGGTGTTGAGGATTCGCAAAGCTGTTCTTGCACTTTTACAGCGAGCGCCTGATACTACTGTTATCATCAAGACTGTAAACACTGGATATAAG GATATTTTCGGCAGTGACTGGTATTCTCTGCAGCTAAACAGAGTTCTGCGTTGGGCTTTTCAGGATGTGGGTGTTTATATCTTGGATGTGTGGCAAATGACGGCCTGTCACTACAGCAAAGAGAACATTCATCCAGGCCCCATTATCATCAAAAATGAGATTGATGTTTTACTGTCTTTTATTTGCCCTAAGTGA